Proteins from one Nitrospira sp. genomic window:
- a CDS encoding phage tail sheath subtilisin-like domain-containing protein — protein sequence MPEYLAPGVYVEEIQTGNKPIEGVSTSTTGLVGVTERGPVNVPQLVTSYGEYQRMFGGRLPIDEFIDGSGHAHCYLSHAVEGFFINGGKRAYVTRVLPDIATNANRDLFFADPAVTTPGATVLLRPAQQATGTAVNRPLLYVLDPSNFSGGPPSDWIRIGDGSRAEYRQVTSIGSTVQHVTLNFPLHFSHQSGAAIDAGPVVQDTTNYTTNPVFTFVSQSNAGGTEITVSGPDSAVLLGLPGPGGSQLLEIRDAGATSDAAEYAFATAAEDLGSNQVRLTLSTSLRRSYAGGTQAAALEIPTGTSTNLSLAGNGGEFIVYVDTVSGNFVEATPPTATTPRILIVDAGNTEQEVHGIGVLAALPLTVPTYAAYPAGTVGRLVTSVDDDRTVVAPLAVAPFVTITLNDVSGLAIGMTLGFTVAGSPETALVDSIDATAVPPTVTLRTGLSGAPAATSAVAIPPKTLTTDAAVGALSIALDDRLGLSAGDVIRIGTDEIAIVRVVTGERGAPPDAGAVLLEQPLRQAHAASVTEVRRQIITGTTTRQPVYLVLGAQAGAEALLINDGTSYATNEVVEFTLPDGTTVFHRFAANAVATAPLEIELNAALTYGHDAGQPVLERQRLLEVRALDAGAWGNRVMVGCRDEAQGLVSNAQVLAANPPPGPGMFSSLQLSSLTGVEPGTILEVLDPDGEALNLPFLKVRRVDRSNRLALFDPPGLQAAHMTAHNNAQMSGQNLRVRSREFSLVVMLRQRPDPAVPTRNDTLLDQELFRHLSMDPRHSRYVMRIVGATWTLGNVTDDLGIPLRRWDLRSEGPSAYVRVNDLGAPADREAIRLGPEALVDVMPSGLTRIARHPLGELPFTTGDDAVALMNDPMYVGADNSEPTLRTGLYTLKNLQNVSLVAIPGQTGAALQQAVVDHCEEMRYRFAVLDGPAPENDTLTDVQIHRQQYDTKYAALYHPWLMIPDPFPSSLATLRQFPIPPSGHMLGIYARVDNERGVHKAPANEVVRGITGLTRYFTKGEQDILNPYPQNINVIRDFRPSNRALRVWGARCITSDNDYKYVNVRRLLIFLEDSIDRGLQWVVFEPNAEELWARVRRAVTNFLTTVWRNGALEGTTPAEGFFVKCDRTTMTRDDIDNGRLICMIGVAPVKPAEFVIIRIGLWTADAEI from the coding sequence ATGCCTGAATATCTAGCACCTGGTGTCTACGTCGAGGAAATCCAGACAGGCAACAAGCCTATCGAAGGGGTGAGTACCAGCACGACCGGCCTGGTCGGAGTGACCGAACGGGGTCCTGTCAATGTCCCTCAGCTCGTGACCAGCTACGGCGAATATCAGCGCATGTTTGGCGGACGTCTACCCATAGATGAATTCATCGACGGGTCAGGTCATGCGCACTGCTACCTGTCCCATGCAGTGGAAGGCTTCTTCATCAACGGGGGGAAGCGCGCGTACGTGACCCGCGTTCTGCCAGATATCGCTACCAATGCCAACCGCGATCTCTTCTTCGCCGATCCAGCCGTGACGACCCCCGGTGCAACCGTGCTGCTTCGTCCAGCACAGCAAGCTACTGGGACCGCCGTCAACCGGCCTTTGCTGTACGTGCTCGATCCGAGCAATTTCTCTGGGGGGCCCCCCTCGGACTGGATTCGAATCGGTGATGGCAGCCGCGCCGAATATCGCCAAGTCACCTCTATAGGTAGCACGGTCCAACATGTGACGCTCAACTTTCCGCTCCATTTCTCGCATCAGAGTGGTGCCGCGATCGATGCTGGACCGGTGGTACAGGATACGACCAATTACACAACCAATCCGGTATTTACGTTCGTTTCACAAAGCAACGCTGGCGGAACCGAAATCACTGTTTCCGGTCCTGATAGCGCAGTCCTCCTCGGCTTACCGGGGCCAGGCGGGAGCCAACTGCTGGAAATTCGTGACGCCGGCGCAACGTCGGACGCGGCCGAGTACGCCTTCGCAACCGCCGCCGAGGACTTGGGCAGCAATCAAGTTCGCTTGACCTTATCGACATCACTTCGTCGGAGTTATGCAGGGGGGACTCAGGCGGCAGCGTTGGAGATACCTACAGGCACCTCCACGAACCTCTCGTTGGCGGGCAATGGCGGTGAGTTTATTGTCTATGTCGACACGGTCTCAGGCAATTTCGTCGAGGCGACTCCCCCAACGGCAACGACCCCGCGCATTCTCATCGTTGACGCCGGAAATACAGAGCAGGAGGTCCATGGCATCGGGGTGCTTGCCGCCCTGCCCCTCACCGTACCAACCTACGCTGCGTATCCGGCCGGCACCGTTGGCCGTCTGGTTACCTCAGTCGACGACGACCGGACGGTGGTTGCCCCATTGGCCGTAGCCCCCTTCGTCACCATCACCCTCAATGATGTATCGGGTCTGGCAATAGGCATGACACTGGGCTTCACCGTCGCTGGGAGCCCGGAGACTGCGCTCGTCGATTCTATAGACGCCACCGCAGTTCCCCCAACCGTGACGCTCCGCACGGGCCTTTCCGGTGCGCCCGCCGCGACATCAGCCGTTGCGATTCCACCCAAGACTCTGACCACCGACGCCGCGGTTGGAGCATTATCCATCGCCCTCGACGACCGCTTAGGTCTCTCTGCCGGTGATGTGATTCGTATCGGTACTGACGAGATCGCGATCGTGCGCGTCGTGACAGGCGAGCGGGGTGCACCACCGGACGCCGGCGCGGTTCTTTTGGAACAACCGTTGCGTCAGGCCCATGCAGCCTCCGTGACCGAGGTACGACGTCAAATCATCACGGGTACGACCACCCGGCAGCCGGTCTACCTCGTGCTCGGTGCTCAAGCTGGAGCTGAGGCATTGCTCATCAATGACGGCACGTCTTACGCCACCAACGAGGTGGTGGAGTTCACTCTGCCAGACGGCACAACGGTGTTTCACCGTTTCGCCGCCAATGCCGTCGCCACTGCTCCGCTCGAGATCGAACTCAATGCAGCGCTCACCTACGGTCATGACGCCGGCCAGCCGGTGCTGGAGCGCCAGCGTCTCCTAGAAGTGCGTGCCCTTGATGCCGGTGCCTGGGGTAACCGGGTGATGGTGGGCTGCCGGGACGAGGCTCAAGGCCTGGTGTCCAATGCTCAAGTGTTGGCGGCCAATCCTCCGCCAGGGCCTGGGATGTTCTCGTCCCTCCAACTCTCGTCACTCACCGGCGTTGAGCCAGGAACAATATTGGAAGTTTTGGATCCTGATGGCGAGGCGCTAAACTTGCCATTCCTCAAGGTGCGCCGGGTGGATCGCTCCAACCGATTGGCACTGTTCGACCCGCCTGGCCTGCAGGCCGCACACATGACGGCCCACAACAATGCCCAGATGTCGGGCCAAAACCTACGCGTACGTTCACGCGAATTCAGCCTGGTGGTCATGCTCCGACAACGACCCGATCCGGCCGTGCCCACTCGCAACGACACCCTGCTCGATCAGGAACTGTTTCGCCATCTGTCCATGGACCCGCGTCACAGCCGCTATGTGATGCGCATTGTCGGAGCCACCTGGACACTCGGCAACGTAACCGACGATCTAGGCATCCCATTGCGTCGTTGGGATCTCCGTTCCGAAGGACCATCAGCTTACGTGCGGGTCAACGACCTAGGCGCACCGGCCGATCGAGAGGCCATACGACTGGGACCGGAAGCACTGGTCGACGTCATGCCGTCCGGATTGACGCGTATCGCGCGACATCCGCTTGGAGAACTACCCTTCACCACGGGCGACGATGCGGTCGCGCTCATGAACGACCCCATGTATGTCGGTGCCGACAATAGCGAACCTACCCTCCGCACGGGGCTCTATACGCTCAAGAACTTGCAGAACGTGTCGCTCGTGGCTATACCTGGGCAAACCGGTGCGGCTCTGCAGCAGGCTGTCGTCGACCATTGCGAGGAGATGCGCTACCGCTTTGCCGTACTCGACGGACCAGCGCCGGAGAACGACACGCTGACCGACGTGCAGATCCACCGGCAGCAGTACGACACCAAGTATGCTGCGCTCTACCATCCCTGGCTGATGATTCCCGACCCGTTCCCGTCCAGCCTGGCAACCTTGCGCCAATTCCCCATCCCGCCCTCCGGGCATATGTTAGGGATCTACGCTCGCGTAGACAACGAGCGCGGCGTGCACAAGGCACCAGCCAACGAGGTCGTGCGAGGCATCACCGGCCTGACACGATATTTCACGAAAGGTGAGCAGGACATCCTTAATCCCTACCCACAGAACATCAACGTGATCAGAGATTTCCGCCCCAGCAACCGTGCCTTGCGTGTCTGGGGTGCACGTTGCATCACCAGT